From the Prosthecodimorpha staleyi genome, one window contains:
- the tnpB gene encoding IS66 family insertion sequence element accessory protein TnpB (TnpB, as the term is used for proteins encoded by IS66 family insertion elements, is considered an accessory protein, since TnpC, encoded by a neighboring gene, is a DDE family transposase.), which translates to MTLVVAGTPIGTVRVMVATKPVDFRKGAEGLATLVRETMGADPFSGAIFVFRAKRADRVKLVWWDGTGVCLFAKRLEDGRFCWPSVTDGVVRLTAAELQALLEGLDWRRVHETRTVAKPRTAS; encoded by the coding sequence GTGACCCTCGTCGTCGCGGGAACGCCGATCGGCACCGTCCGGGTGATGGTCGCGACGAAGCCGGTGGACTTCCGCAAGGGCGCCGAAGGGCTCGCCACGCTGGTGCGGGAGACGATGGGTGCCGATCCCTTCTCGGGCGCGATCTTCGTGTTCCGCGCCAAGCGGGCCGACCGGGTCAAGCTCGTCTGGTGGGACGGCACCGGCGTCTGCCTGTTCGCCAAGAGACTGGAGGACGGCAGGTTCTGTTGGCCATCGGTCACGGACGGGGTGGTGCGGCTGACGGCGGCCGAATTGCAGGCCCTCCTGGAGGGGCTGGACTGGCGACGGGTGCACGAGACACGAACGGTCGCAAAGCCCCGAACCGCGAGCTGA